Part of the Hevea brasiliensis isolate MT/VB/25A 57/8 chromosome 16, ASM3005281v1, whole genome shotgun sequence genome is shown below.
acctgcttttctacctcgcaggttgtttatcaatatttgtgtaattttatttactcctagaatttccgcatgtgttagcagtaattgtttgaatttggtctgtaatattattatcatgttggacctgtaaacttaatattttaagtctattttgatggattggatgaggagtgagctcccatttattattatgttgatgagtatgtggagggtggtgagctcccaatggattgtttattgtgtttacagtcgggtgagtcgaaaactccccgttggaaagtccctttaatggccggactctgtccggttgttttcttgactttgggcccaatgggcctaagAGTTGGGTTAATGACCCGTTAGGCGTACTATGGGCCTCGCGGGCTTTCGGCTGGCCAGTCCTAGTcttgtccggcccataggttgggtcgtgacaaatgtggtatcagagcttaggctccagattcttagggaatgttgtctaaagtgttgggaaaagtctaataggagtcacatacggaaaaatagggtccatattcgtcttgcattgtcgtctttgcttctagtttctgcttcatatattgtgtgtaaatatgaggcTATAGAGTCGTGCAATGcgattttgaattttgtgggctaatcttTGCTGAATTTCGGGAAAATGCGTGAAGCGGGAGAGCCGCCTTGCACGAGAACCggatgtgctgacgaggtgtcggccagATGATGGCGCtgccaggaggcggggtaggaggcctagagctgctcaagtagaagagcgacTACCCACGGTCAGAACGATCTTTCATGGcacggtcccatggaccccatggcgcctactctagccggtgcagagaaccatcgacatgatggcgcagtatatggtccaccctccacagcagcagcagtccaccgcaccaagaggggaaccttacaaacagatcattaattttaagaagttgatgcctggtacttatgatgtgtcggacgatgcatatcggtttctaGATTCCTATGACGGCGAGAGCAGtgcgattggtgatagaagacgaTAGAGTGTATGCgagatgtcatggggcctatgcctagacaatggatgaatgactacgtgttaccccggatggagggtttgacatgggctcagtttgtggaactgttcatcaatcggtttgtgccagaaagtttcagagatcagaaacagtgggcttttgaggccttaagacagaatggcaggtctgtagatgaatatgctacagaatttctggaattgagcagatatgcccctgcagcagtagctacagaaactatgaaggtgaagagattcctaaaggggcttgacaggaggtatgcgaacctggccatgatgtcggatcagtcttttgatgtggtggttgattgaGCCAGACAGAGTGAGATTAGCTATCTTTGCGGATGACAtgggagagcaaagaaaaacaaagCGAGAGGTTCCTcagtgtcccttccatgggtactcggaCGGTGGTggcgagtaattacagaggaaaagcgaggaacaagaagagtggttttagacacaaacctcgaggattcGGACTAGGAGTGCGGATCggcggtggtcacgattcgaaTGTGATTACagtgcagttcagatcctccttggcaccttgtgcacaatgtggaagaggacattcaagaccttgtttgatgggttcaggagtatgcttcaagtgtggccaaccaggtcactttgctagagaatgccccattTTCAGTGAGCcagagatggggtcacagggttctgttgcaaatgttcctgcCAGTTGTATccaggtgcttccaacatggcggcgatcgattcgatgggccaaggacaaggggcgtggatttggaggcggtcgaggTAGAAGCCGATGTCGGGTTACGCCACTCGTagggtcaagctcgagttttcaccctgacccaccaggatgctcaagcttcaaatgtagttgtggcaggtattcttctggtctgttcttatgaggcttgtgttttgatagatccgggtgctacgcactcatttgtctcccctgagtttgccatgaggttgggtagaaaccctacaactttagagtgccctttatcagtagctaccccgcttagtgacaacatagatgtagatatgatttttccgggtagcccagtggtagtggatggaaagatcctcccagcagacttggttcctctaccagtaatggattttgatgtaatcctggggatggattggttgtcaactcactatgccactttagactgcaggaataaaaaggtgtatttccacatacctggtatggaagagtttagctttgatggtgataggagcgtggctccatataatttggtgtcagcaattagtgctagaaaaatgttgaggcgtggatgccaagggtatttggcattggtgagagatacatctgtagaaggtgtcagcatggaaaatgttcctgttgtcagagaatttatggatgtcttcccagaggagcttccagggttgccaccaggaagggaaatagagttttgtattgatgttgtgctgggtacaaaccccatatccatgccaccttacaggatggcaccagcagaattgaaagagctgaaggagcaactacaggagctgttggacaaaggtttcatacgtccgagcacttcaccctggggtgctcctgttctattcgtgagaaagaaggatgggtcattgaggttatgtattgactacagacagctgaacaaggtgactgtgaagaacaagtatccacttcctcggatcgatgacctgtttgatcagctccaaggagctagattcttttccaagatagacctgcgatcaggctaccatcagttgagaatcagggatgaggacgtgtccaaaacggctttcaggacaagatatggtcattatgagttcttggtgatgtcttttggactcactaatgcaccagcagccttcatggacttgatgaaccgggtgttcaagccatttttggaccgttttgtcatcgtattcatagatgacattttggtatactctcggaccgaggaagaacacgtgtggcacttgaggatggtgttgcaaacgttgagggagcaccagctatatgccaaattttcaaaatgtgaattttggctagaaagcatctcattcttgggacacgtggtttctagtgacgacattcaagtggatcccaagaaaattgaagtcaatcgattagcttaggcctacaatccaacgaggtgcgaagttttacggGTTTAgctgctactataggcgttttgtacaagatttctcgggatagcggctccctaactaagttgaccgggaagaatgttccattcatttggacagatgaccgtgaggtgagtttcgagctcaaggagtgtctaaccaccgccctgtgttgacactactgtgagtggtgaaggatacaccgtgtattgtgacgcctcgagttggcctagggtgtgttttgatgcagaatggaaaggtagtggcttatgcttcaaggcatgaagaggcatgagcgaactaccccacccatgatttggaaatggcggtgtagtctttgcacttaaaatctggagacactactgtatggtgaagtgtgcgagatatacaccgaccacaaaagtttgaagtacatcttccagagaggatttaaacttgaggcagaggagatggatggagcttctaaaagactatgattgcaccatcggtaccacctggaaaggccaatgttgtggcggatgccttgagcgagaaaatcttacagcgatTTGGCGCACATTTGAGAGAAGAGACCAGCGATTCGGGAGGTAGATGTGTTGATGGATCAAAGTTTAATCCTAGAACTTTGAGATGAGGGGTTTTATTGGCTCagttttcagtgaggccagacttgagggacagagttagagtttcccagcacagagaccaacaattgatgaagatcatagaaagagtacagcaaggtgaaggtggtgagtttagatttgccaatgatggcgccctagtgcaaggttctaggatatgtgtgcccgatgtggacaatctcaggaatgaaatcatgcgagaggcacactataccctgtacagtgtccacccaggttccaccaagatgtaccataatgtgaaagatagctattggtggaatggcatgaagagagacatagcggactttgtgtccaagtgcttgacttgtcagaaggtgaagtttgaacaccagagaccgtcagggaagctgcaagagctccctatccccgaatggaagtgggaaatgatcactatggattttgtggtaggttgcctcgtaccacgcgaggatatgattcgatatgggtaattgtagaccgcttgaccaaatcggtTCACTTCTTacacctgtaaagactacatactcgtaGCACGgatgcggctctacattcgagaaatagtcgattgcatggagttaaaCTTCCATAATATCGACGAGGGCCcgattcacttctcgattttggagaaagttgcaggaggcacttggcacactgattgaacttgatgcggctttccaccctcgcatgacgGACAatcagaaaggacaatccaaacatcgaagacatgcttcgcatgagtgtcttggattttggaggtcaatgggatgacggctagctttggtggagtttgcctacaacaacgattaccactccggcatagggatggcaccctatgaggcattatatggaagaaagtgtaggtctcctctgtgttggacagaaatggggaagcgaaggtgcatgatgtagacagtGCAAGACACTTGAGAGATGGTTCCCTTAATCGAGCAGTAAAAACTTTCagatggcgtaagagttatgcacggaCCCAGGgcgaagggatgtggagtttgcggtggcgactatgtatttacgaaggtttctccaatgaatggAGTCATTAGAtatggaaagaagggcaagttggcacctcggtatatcggaccttttgaggttactgatagagttggagcagttgcttaccggttggagctaccacccaacctttctcacgttcatcccgtgtttcacatctctatgctcaggaaatacattctcgatccttctcatgtactgcagccggatgtgatagagctaaaagagaacttgacatttgaggagcagcctgtagccatagtggactaccaagtgagacagttgagatcaaaacagatccctgtggttaaggttttgtggaggagtcagttagtggaagagtgcacctgggagtcagaacgggacatgcgtagcaagtacccttatctgttcaatgtataatcatgtgctttattctgccttgtgtaaaattcgaggacgaattttctataaggggggaagaatgtaacaccccaaaattttaaaatttatgagcatttttggtattttaattttatttaaattttaggaatttttttgagatttttcggattttaaaaaattgggttcgattttccgaaaatataaactttgatgatttttaaaaattaatttaaagaccacgtggcaaaactaaaaatatatttggagtctaagtatttttctgagttttatgaaattttttcagaatttttggacctcgttttcggtcccgaggcagagtaaaaattcaaaattttgtattttgaatcgaaccggccgaatcgaaccggaccggatcggaccggtcgaatcggaccggtcttcttctctttttctcctccctcccGCGCGCGATGGCCCTCTCCCtgttctctctcgtttctctcctcCCACCCCGCGAGCCGGCCACAGCCAGCCCCGGCGTGCGCGCCATTGACCAATGGCCAGCGCGACGCCGGGCGCATAACGCCCCTTGCGCGCGCTTCAACTTCCACAGCcgtccggccgatccggccaccgattggaccgggtcttgtgtcgaaaatcatctactcggcgagagctttccatagacaccaagaacgccgaaatccatcgagcggtttgtccgatttttgctcgggaagattttagcctatttcgactttggggctagatttctcaaaaaccgtgaatcccacgagaaaaccgaggctaccagcacgctccactcgtcgagagcttcgcggtgaCATAAATTTGGAATTTTTAAACCTTTGTTTTTGATGGGTCCCACGAACTTCGCAGGTGtttttgagcattaaatgagcttagaaaattctgaaaaatttatgtactaaccccgtgttatgggcttgtgtaggtatcctcgattcgcggaaattcggcgattggcgaGTGCGAAATTCGGCGAACGGACCGTTACTgtaaaagtctccaaattggaccgaggttttggctacccccccattgtcagacgtcccgagtgcgtccccgaagtcggaatcggcaaaggtaaacccgaaccttgttttttcgtaattttctagtgcttaaataggattaaaaatccataaaatattcgtggtagcttagaaaattacgattctttttgcaatagcttagtaatattgctaaggaccgcggggcatagttttgtaatttttagagcttgtttgggcagtttttgcaaaaatgatcaataacaaggactaaattgaaattttgcgtattgtgatggatgactgatttgatgggccctggaggggctgtgtgatatgattgaactgtggatatatggattgtgaatatagaagtgtgttttgagccattttgcaggttgggtaggtcctaggtataggggagactctgccggattttcggcacgacttaggacgtattggtctttttctttgtttgtattgagtcaaatttattaaatgattgtaataaaatttttaagtaagccgggacagccttcttcctccgcccaatcgccacagtgattgtcgtcaagtctgtgagtaaaatattaattttaattgtaatttcactattattatatgttcaagtatgaccatgcatcacttatatgcatatatttatgtagttaaactctaggcacgatttatgatgcattgataactgttaaagtgccatgatgttgttgtggtaatttggagcagtgtgcgtgcgttggtgtgcgtgtgatgtggtgtggactatggataggacgggtagtcacggcttgagttcttcgctgggaacccgatccttcgaggggtagtcacggcttgagttcttcgctgagaccctcgatttggtttattaagcgaaagtctggattgagttcttggcgcacgggttggatttaagagagtcagataggggatcagctcccatatgttatgatcgATGCTacggggtgcgtgagtgctccaaattacctttttgatgttatgatgtgaaaatgatgtggatgttgcatttcactctacagggtgcattagttttagatagttatagatattatggttaaaattgatattttactctctgagtcgaacgctcactcctgttcaaaaatttttacaggccacaggaggatattttgttctgggttaacctgcttttctacctcgcaggttgtttatcaatatttgtgtaattttatttactcctagaattttcgcatgtgttagcagtaattgtttgaatttggtctgtaatattattatcatgttggacctgtaaacttaatattttaagtctgttttgatggattggatgagggagctgagctcccatttattattatgttgatgagtatgtggagggtgagctgagctccccaatggattgtttattgtgtttacaggtcgggtgagtcgaaaactccccgttggaaagtccattttatggccggactttgtccgtttgttttcttgaatttgggcccaatgggccttagagttgggttaatgaacagttaggcttactacgggcctcgggggctttaggctggcctaggtcctagtgccggtccggcccataggttgggtcgtgacaacttTACCCCTCTTAATTGTCTCTATAAAAATTTCATAGTATTACTTTATAATTAATATGCactcatataaaaaataataattaaacccaagaattttattatattttctgataaaaatttttcattatagTTTGTTTattattatatcatataattttatACGTTGATTATTATGTGAATTTAGTGTTTAAACAGTATAAAATATACtctattaaattgaatatttgaAATATTGCGCTTATATTTAGAATGgggatatttatattattttttctatTACTTTCTATTAATGTAATTTTACTTTCCAAAAATTTAATGTAtccattaaatatatttaaatcatattttttgAGAAATAACTCCTTTGAAAATGTACTTTtcaaaaaattaagtcattttaaatcaaaCAAGTCTTAAATTATGTCAATTTAACATACAAGTATCTATACATGAAAGATTATGATTTTAAAGATGCGGTACTCATCTGTTGTATGAAGATATTTGTACTTTTTCacacatgaaaatataaaattcacCCATGTGAGATCACTAATAAATACCACAAGTATGTAAAAAAAAATACCACATTCTCTAAAATACAGACAAAAATGAAACTGTTTGTTAAATTGATGTAACTTAGATTCAATCTTTGCATCTCTTTTGATAGAAGAGAAATTAAAATGACAGTTTTATATCACGCAGTAGAATTCTTGAACAGGTCCAAGCAGCATTCTTTTGCAAGTCCTCTGTTCCAAAATTTCTCATAGTATTCTGCGTATGTAAAATGCTTGTAAACTGCTGGATGATCATGGTCAATCAACTCCTTAGCAGGCCCTATCACTGCATCCGGTGAAGGACAATAGAACGTCGGAATAGATAGTCTCTCTTTGTCACTGTTCACCACTGCTCTGTGAAGAACGCTCTTGTACCGATCATTGCTAATGACCTGAAGTAAATGAATCATGTGTAATGCTATTAGAGGGTGCTATGTTTCTAAAATCTTATTGGCCTGTTAATTAAGTTGATATACCTGCATTTGATCACCGATATTGACGATGAAGGTATTGGGAATGGGATTAACAGCGACCCATTTGCCATTTCTCAGAACCTGCAATCCGGGCACTTGATCCTGCAGAAGAATGGTGATTAGATTGGGGTCAGTATGTCCAGGCAGTCCATAAGTTAGCTCTGGCTGTGGGCAGGGGGGATAATAGTTAATGGCCATGTGCTGTCCATGCTTGCTTAATGCCTTGTCTATGTAATCTCTTTCCAAGCCTAAGCTTTCTGATATGGCTTCAAGCAGTGTCAGCACTAGCGCTCGAACTCTCGAGCAATATTCAGCCACATTCTTCCTGTAAATGAATGTGAAACGTGAAGCGATCATTATAGATTGAGTGAAGATCAGTTAcaataattaactaaaaagaCCTACGTAACGTACCTGAAAGATGGAGGATTGGAAGGCCATTCTTGGATGTAATCCTCAAGTGGGTAACAGTGGAGTCTCAAGAAGTCTCTCCAGTTGGATACCTTTTCGGTCTTGACATTGAAACTGGTAGAGAGCCTGGTGGTTTTGGTAGGGTCGTCGGAGTAACTCTTTAGTCTCTCGCTTTCAGGTAATTTGAAGAAATCTATCGCCGTGCTCAATATGGTATTGATCATATCCTCCGGTATTCCATGGCTCTTGATCTGAAAGAAACCATCAAACTGGCAAGCTCGGCCAATCTGGGCTATAACAAGAGAGTGATTAGGACCGTGAAGGTCCTGGAGGTCTATAAGAGGAATGGAGGCGTCGGACATCTCAACGTCGGAGAGATTTGGACGGTCGGAGATGGGACGGATGTAGTTGGACGGAACATGATTGACACCCAAGGATGCAAGGTCAGCCAGCAGTGGCTTAGAGGAAGCCATTAGAATTGATTTTTGTTTGTTTTTGGGGGATATGATTGAATGAGCATACCTATTTCTATTTATAACAGTTGATGATGCCATTTGGAAttgggttattattattattttcacaaGATGAAAATGGGATGATTAATAAATTGTTAAAATATATAAAGTATATTCGAAATCAGACAACTGAGAACAGTCAGATTTTGCTGCTGAAGCCATGGACTGCAACTAGAAGAATCAAGaatcaaattattaataaattaaaaaaaaaaatgcaatgtAAATGATGCGGAGGAATGAGGTGATTTAACTGGattcataattattttttgaGTGTATGGTAACGAGAATGGAGCAACAAAGTTGACAGGTGTTTTTCGCCATTTTTAGTGGGCTGTTTCAGGTACTCGTCACGTTCCGGCTGACAACTGACACCAGCTCGCTTACATCACTCTCATTGCGTCATCCACATTCTTTTTtctgtatattttttttttaaatgcctgGCATTGCGTTGGATAATTGCGTCGTTTGCTCCTACGTCAGCACCTGCAGGCCAACATGACGACCTAGATGATGCAATTTGCAATTAAATGCGTATGGCAAGAAAGCtgtcttttttattaattaaattttatttttttaattatttattttaaatatattatattgatGCAAAGGGATAAATTTTTAActttatctttaaaaaaaaaaaattaatgcttAAAATCTAATCTATGAATAACCCTACGCGTGTTTGTTTGGCTACAGCAAACACGCGTCTCAGTGATATAATATGTAAATTTTATCCGATTTATTCAATTACAGCATtatcttattattattttaattttttaatcaatGTCTTTGTAATACTGATTagaattataaattttaacaTTATAAATTGTTCATATTTGATTACGATTTATAAACTTATTTAATAAGTACAAACATATAACAATAATCACAATTAAAGTAGTTTAATTATTATTGATAAATGTTTTGTATAATGATAAAACTAACTATATtcttaaaagaaaaatttaagtttgattattgaaaaaaatattagCGGAAAGGATAgtgataaattttaaaatgattAACTTTTGAAACACTATACAGCAAATATAAAATGATACTCTAATAAATTCAAAAAAGAAGTTTAATTACTTATTAATCATTATGAAAATtagtaaattaacttcaaaaaaaATCCACTCAACCTAAGGGTGTGAGGCTTTACCTTATAAATTTTTGCACTCTCCcgattttctttattatttttttttcttttttttttctcgtaTAAATCTCTTATTTAGGTGGTTATCAGTAAATTTCTTACAAATAGCTATTTTTAGATTGTTTTCTCTTTTTTCTCCTAATAAACTTTTATATATGTGTCTATTTTGaataaatctaaatttattcCTCAAATATGTATTTATTAAGAATagatttgagattttttttttcaatatcaaATCATGTTCTCCCATTATTAGGAGTATTGTCTCCCTTTAATTAGATTTTATTAGTTTTTATTTCTTATAATATTTGATGGATTTTTTAGTAATTCAAAATATAATATGAATAATTAAA
Proteins encoded:
- the LOC110672435 gene encoding protein DMR6-LIKE OXYGENASE 2, translated to MASSKPLLADLASLGVNHVPSNYIRPISDRPNLSDVEMSDASIPLIDLQDLHGPNHSLVIAQIGRACQFDGFFQIKSHGIPEDMINTILSTAIDFFKLPESERLKSYSDDPTKTTRLSTSFNVKTEKVSNWRDFLRLHCYPLEDYIQEWPSNPPSFRKNVAEYCSRVRALVLTLLEAISESLGLERDYIDKALSKHGQHMAINYYPPCPQPELTYGLPGHTDPNLITILLQDQVPGLQVLRNGKWVAVNPIPNTFIVNIGDQMQVISNDRYKSVLHRAVVNSDKERLSIPTFYCPSPDAVIGPAKELIDHDHPAVYKHFTYAEYYEKFWNRGLAKECCLDLFKNSTA